In Subdoligranulum variabile, the genomic stretch CAGGGGGTGCCCGCGGTGGTCATGACCAGTTCTTTCATGCCGCAGGTGGCGGAAGTTTTTACCAGTGACAAAGCCATTGCTGCCCTGGAAAGCGGTAAGATCGTTGTCTTCGGCGGCGGGACCGGCAACCCGATCTTCTCGACAGATACGGCCTCGGCACTGCGTGCGCTGGAGATCGGCGCTGACGCTATGTTCAAGGCGACGATGGTGGATGGGGTATACGACAAGGATCCGCATAAATATTCCGATGCGGTGCGCTATGACACCCTGACTTTCACCCGGGTGCTGGATGAGCGCCTGGCGGTGATGGATTCCACTGCGGCAACGCTGTGCCGTGACAATGGTCTGCCCATCGTTGTCTTTGATCTGGGCGAGCCGGCCAACATTGCAAAAGCCGTGCAGGGCGAGCGTGTGGGAACCATCGTCAAAGAGTAAGAAAAATTCATAAAATGTGCCTATACTACTATAAAAACTAAGGAGAAATTGCCATGAGCAGCACGACCAAACCTTTTGAAGAAAAGATGAACGCCAGCGTGGACCATCTGGTCCGGGAGCTGGCTTCGATCCGCGCCGGCCGCGCCAACCCTGCGGTTCTCGACCGCGTCACGGTGGATTATTACGGCAGCCCCACGCCGATCAACCAGATCGCCGCTGTGTCCGTGGCGGAAGCACGGATCCTGACCATCACCCCCTGGGACCGCCAGATGCTCAAGCCCATCTCCAAGGCGATCCAGACCAGTGATATCGGCATCAATCCCATTGATGACGGTCAGGTGATTCGGCTGGTGTTCCCGGCCCCCACCGAGGAACGCCGCAAACAGCTGACCAAGGATGTTCAGAAACAGGGCGAGGAAGCCAAGGTCGCGGTGCGCAACGTCCGCCGCGATGCCATGGATAAGTTCAAGGCCATGAAGAAGGCCGGCGAACTGACCGAGGATGACCAGAAGAAACTGGAGGAAGAAACCCAGAAACTGACCGACAAGTACGTCAAGATGATTGACGAGACTTGTGCTGCCAAGAACAAGGAAATCATGGAAGTCTGATTGCATCGGAACTTCCTCATCGTCTGTGCGGGCATGCCGATGGGCACGCCCGCATAGGCTGTTATGAGTATTTGTATTATTCCATCCGTGAAAGGGAACCACCGTATGAAGACCCGCGTCATTACCGCCGTCGTCGGCCTGGCTTTGCTTGCTGTCGTACTGGCATTTTTCAACACCATCCTGTTTGATCTGGTGCTCACTGCCGTTTGCCTGATTGCCATTCATGAAGTATTTTCCGCCATGGGATTCGGCAAAAAGCAGTGGTATCTCTATGCTGTGGCTGTGCCGTACACGCTGCTGATCATGCTCACGACTACCCAGGCGGCCCGCATGCTGGTGCTGCCGGTCAGCTTTCTGGTGGTGCTGTTTTTCAATATCTGCCAGATTGCACAGGTGCAGAAACTGGATTTCGGCAAACTGGCAGGATACGTCTATTTTTCCGGGGTCATTATCTTCTGTTTTTACTCTCTCATTCACCTGAAACGGATGTTGCCTTTTGAAACATACCGCTACGACGCCGTATATTTTATTCTGTTGATTCTCTGCTTCGCCTGGGGCGGCGACACCGCCGCCTACTTTGCAGGGCGTGCCTTTGGCAAGCGCAAGCTGGCACCGATTGTCAGTCCCAACAAGACGGTGGAAGGTGCCATCGGGGGTGTTGTGGGCAGTATCATTGCCGGAATGCTGCTGACGGCGGCTTATACGCTGCTTTCTTCCGGATATAATGTGATCAGTATCCAGATGCGTCCCAAACATTACCTGGTGTTGCTCTTCATGGGAGCCATCGCCTCGGTGCTGGGTATTCTGGGAGATTTGTTTGCCTCGGCAGTCAAGCGTCAGTCGGGCATCAAGGACTACGGTACGATCTTCCCGGGACACGGCGGGATTCTGGACCGTTTTGACAGCGTGATGTTTATTGCCCCGTTTGTGGCGATTGTCGTGCGTTATTTCTTCTATGTACTGTAAAATAAAGGATGAAAAATCATGAGTAAGACCATCACTCTGCTGGGCTCCACCGGTTCCATCGGTACCCAGAGCCTGGATGTATGCCGCATGCACGGTTATTCGGTTTTTGGTCTGGCAGCGCATTCCCGCGTGGATAAACTGCTGGAGCAGATTCAAGAATTTCATCCGCGCTATGTCGTGGTTGTGGACCCGGACGCTTTCCGCAAACTGGAAGGAGAACTGGCCGGGCAGCCCGATGCACCGATACTGATGCAGGGGCCTGACGCATTGCGGGAGCTGGCCGCCATGGACGGCCCGGATGTGGTTCTCAACGCGGTGGTCGGCATTGCGGGTCTGGATGCCTCGCTGGCAACCATCGAGAGCGGTCATGATCTGGCGCTGGCCAACAAGGAGAGCCTTGTTACCGGCGGTCACCTGGTAACCGATGCGGTCAAACGCAACGGTGTGCACCTTTTGCCGGTGGACAGTGAGCACAGTGCCATCTTCCAGTGTCTGCAGGATGCCCACAGCGCCAAAACGCTGGAGAAAATTTTGCTGACAGCGTCGGGCGGCCCGTTCTTCGGCATGACCACCGAGGAACTGCGCGGCAAGACCAAGGCGGATGCGCTGCGCCATCCCAACTGGAACATGGGAGCTAAAATTACCATCGACTCGGCGACGTTGATGAACAAAGGTCTGGAACTGATTGAAGCGGCATGGCTGTTCGGCCTGCCGGAAGACAAGATCCAGATTGTCGTTCAGCGCGAGAGCATCATTCATTCGGCGGTTCAGTTTGCCGATCATTCCATCATTGCCCAGCTGGGCGTGCCGGATATGCGCATCCCCATCCAGTATGCCCTGACCTGGCCGGAGCGCCTGCCCAGCCCGGTCCCGGAGCTGGATTTTACAGCGCTGACCAAGTTGAGCATTGCCACGGCGGATGAGGAAACTTTCCGCTGCCTGGCCGCCTGCAAAAAGGCCATCCGTAAGGGAGGTCTTGCACCCTGTGCGGCAAACGGCGCCAATGAGGCGGCGGTTGCCCATTTCCTGCGGGACGAGATCGGATTTCTGGATATCGGCCGCCTGGTGGAAGGCATGGTGGACAGCGACAGCTTCGGCGGTGACTACACCCTGGCTGACGTACATGAATGTGACCGGATGGCCCGCGCGTATGTGGAAGCCCATATTTGAGATTTGAGAGGTGCCTATGACTGCATTGCTGACCGGGCTGGTATCCCTGCTCGTGTTCGGGGTTGTCATTTTGGTGCATGAGCTGGGCCATTTTTGGGCGGCCCGGCATTGCGGCATCCGGGTGGAGGAATTTTCCATCGGATTTGGCCCAAAGCTGTTTGCCTGGAACCGCGGCGGAACCCGGTATACATTGCGGCTGATCCCGCTGGGCGGGTACAATCTTTTTGCCACGCCGCCGGATCCAGATGAGGACGGGGAAGAAATACTTCCGGTTCGTCCGCCGGAACGGAAGAAAACGCTGTTCCCGGTAACGGTGCGCGGTCTGGAATTCGAGCAGGCCGGAGCCTGGCAGCGCTTCTTTGTGACGCTGTGGGGAGCAGTGATGAATTTTCTGCTCGGGCTGATCGTTCTGCTTGTGTTGGTTTTCAGCATGGCGAATCTGGGCGGTACTACCATCGCTCAGTTCGTGGATGGCGCTTCCAGCAGCCAGACCGGGCTTGAGCTGGGGGATACCGTTGTGGCTGTGGACGGTAACCGGGTGCGCACCGCCAATTCCCTGGCACAATTGTTTGACGGGACATCAAAACAGCATACGATGACGGTGCTGCGCCAGGGAGAAATCGTAACGCTCCATGATGTGACGGTGGCCCCCACTACCGATGAAAACGGCAACGTCATCAGCGGTGTGGATTTCCGCGTGGCGGCGGTGCCCAAGACGCTGCGCAATGTGCTGGTACAAACCGGGGAATTCTTTCAGTATTACAGTACAGCCATTCTTGGAGGTTTCTGGGAACTGGCTACCGGACGGGTCGGCGTCGACCAGCTATCCGGCCCCATCGGTACGGTTTCAGCGGTCAGCCAGGCGGTACAGTACGGCTGGCGGGACGTTCTTTCCCTGATGGCTCTTCTGACCATCAACGTGGGAATTTTCAACCTGCTGCCCATTCCCGCTCTGGACGGCTGCAAACTGTTGTTTTTGTTGTTTGAAGGCCTGACGGGACATGCAGTGCCCCAGCGCTTTCAGATCGCGGTCAATACCGCGGGAATGGTCCTGCTTCTGTGGCTGATGCTGCTGGTGACGATGCAGGATATTACCAGGATTTTATAAGGAGGAGCAGCTATGACGCGCCAACTGAAACGAGAAGTCAAGATCGGAAACATTACCATCGGCGGCACCCATCCCATCACCGTACAGACGATGCTCAACGTTCCGGTCAAGGATATTGCGGGCAATGTGGCCCAGGCCAAGCGGGTGGCGGCAGCCGGCTGCCAGATCGTTCGTGTTACCGTGCCTACGCCTGCCGATGCGGCGGTGGTTTCTGCCATTAAGGAAGCGGTGGATATCCCCGTGGTGGCGGACATCCATTTTGATTACCGCGCCGCATTGGCCGCCTTGGATGCCGGGGCCGACAAGATCCGCATCAACCCCGGCAACATCGGCGATGATGACCGGGTCAAGGCGGTGGCGGATGCCTGCAATGCCAAAAATGTGCCCATCCGGATCGGTGTCAACGGCGGCAGCCTGGAAAAGCATATCCTTGCCAAGTATGGCGCTCCGGTGCCGGAGGCTATGGTGGAAAGTGCACTGTATCATGTGCGCCTGCTGGAAAAACACGATTTTGACAACATTGTCATCTCCATCAAATCCAGCAATGTCCCCCGTATGATGGCAGCCTATCGAATGCTGTCGGCGCAGACGGACTACCCGCTCCACGTGGGTGTGACCGAGGCGGGCGGCAACCGTATGGGGCTCATCAAGTCCGGCATGGGCATTGGGGGACTGCTGCTGGAAGGTATCGGCGATACGCTGCGTGTTTCGCTGACGGAGGATCCGGAAAATGAGGTCTACGCCGGATATGATATCCTGCGGGCGGTGGGCTATGCTGTGGCAGGGCCTGAGATCATCAGCTGCCCCACCTGCGGCCGGACCCAGTATCCGATGATCGAGATTGCCAACGAGGTGGAGCGCCGTCTGCGTGACGAAGGATTCAAGAAGCCTCTGAAAATTGCCATTATGGGTTGTGTGGTCAACGGTCCCGGCGAAGCATCCGATGCGGACATCGGTATTGCCGGCGGCAAGGATGAGGCCCTGCTCTTTATCCGCGGAGAAAAAGTCCGCATGCTGAAAGGGGATATCGTCGGTCAGTTCATTGACGAAATCCATAAACTGTGAGCTGCTGAAGTGCCGGAAAGGAGCCGGTCCGTCATGGAGACTCTGGTGGAGATCATCGGCACGATCCTGTTGGAAGTCCTGCAGGCAATCTGGCCGCCCATTCTGGCCATTGTCAACGGCGCGCTGGTTCTTTTTCTGGGGTTGGCGAGCTATCTTTACTATGCCGCGGACCAGCCCTTCCGGGCCGGTGGCAGTCTGGCTGCGGCCATCCTGTTTCTGGTCGTTTTCATCGCGGGATTCAAAACGGGCGTTTATAAGCGGTGTGCTGCCCAAAAACGGCAGAACGGACGCCGGAAATGATGCAAGGACTTTTGCTTATTCAGTTGCAAAGGAGCTATTTTGAAACCACTTGTTACCCAGGTCTGGCCGCAGTTTACGGCGGACCAGCAGTTCTGCAACGCCTTCGGCAGCGTACTGGTTGAGCGCGTGGAACTGCACCGTACCAAACGTCAGGTTGTTATCTGCCTGCGCAGTGCCGAACCTCTGGACCAGGCGCTGTGCGGGCGCCTTTGTGCATCCCTGCAGGAAGTATTTGCAGGGTATGAGCTGCATCTTCGCAATTATTTTTCCTATCCGAATATTACGCCGGAATCGGTCTGCCTGATGATCGAGGAACTGAAAGAAAAAGGCATGCCGGTCAATGGCTTTTTGGACAAGAACCAGCCGGTGGTGTTTGGCGAAGACGGAATTACCATCCGGGTGAACGCGGGACGTACCATTCTGGAAAGCGTGGAATTGCCCCGGGTATTGGCGGAGCTGATTCAGGAGCGCACGGGTTCACTGCCGATTGTGCGCCTGGCCGATACCGGCAACGCCCGCACCGAGGAAGAATTCGAGCAGTATCTGCAGGAAAAGACGCCGGTGGTCAAATTCGAGGCCAAGGAAACGCCGCCTGATTTCACCATTGAAGGTCTGTCCCTGTCCAACAAACCGGTCAAAGTATTCTACGGCAAGAATTTCAAACCTGCCGAGACCCGTCGTCTCAACGATCTGGGCGACGGCGGCAAGGTGGTGGTCTGGGGCGACGTCTTTGCCACCGAAGTCAAAGGCAGCCGCCGCAAGATCTATTTTACTTCCATCACCGACTATACCGGGTCGGTCAACCTCAAGATCCTGGGCGACGAAGATGCCGACATGTCCAAGTGGGAAGGGCTCAAGCCCGGCACCACGCTGATTGTCCGCGGCAATTATATGTACGACAAGTATGAGCATGATTTTGTCATCATGCCCTACGATGTGCTGCAGGTGGAGCGGGAACCCCGCCAGGACACCGCTCCCGACGGACAGAAGCGGGTGGAACTGCATCTGCATACCAAGTCCAGTTCCATGGACGGCTTCAACGATCCCGGCAAGATTGTGCGCCTGGCCCACCGGATGGGGCACCGTGCCATTGCCATCACCGACCACGGTGTCTGCCAGGGGTATCCCGAAGCGATGCTGGCGACCGACGATATTCACAAAAACGACCCGAATTTCAAGCTGATCTACGGCTGTGAAGCGTACTTTGTGGACGATATGATTCCGGCCGTTTATGGCAAGGCACAGATGCCGCTGTCCGGGTCTTTTGTGGTGTTTGATACCGAGACCACAGGCCTGGACTCCAACGTGGAGGCGTTGACCGAGATCGGTGCCGTCTACGTGGAAAACGGCAAGATCAACGAGGAAAAGAAGTTCTGCACCTTTGTGAATCCCGGTAAGCCCATTCCTCAGAAGGTTGTGGAACTGACCGGTATCAACGATGCCATGGTGGCCGATGCACCCACGCCTGAGGAAGCCATCCGTGCATTCAAGGAATTCTGTGGGGACCATGTACTGGTAGCGCATAATGCCCACAGCTTTGATATGCTCTTCATCCGCAAGGCGGGGGAGAAGGCGGGCATCAGCTTTGACGAAAACACCTATATTGATACGTTGCCCATGGGCCAGGCGCTGTTCCCGGGCCTGCGCAACTATAAGCTGGACACCATCAACAAGCACTTGGAAATTCCGCCTTTTAACCATCACCGGGCGGTGGACGATGCCATGGCCCTGGCACGGATTTTTGAGGTCATGCTCAATGACCTGCAGGAAAAGGACATCCCCACCGTGGAAGCCATCAACACCGGTCTGGGCGGCAACAAGGAAGTTCTGAAAAAGAAATACTATCACCTGATCATTCTGGTGCAGAACCAGGTTGGCCTGAAAAATCTGTATCGGATTGTCAGCGCGGCGCATACCCAGTATTTCTTTAAAAAGCCCCGCGTGCCGCGCAGCCTGCTGAACAAATACCGCGAGGGCCTGCTGCTCTCGCCGGCCTGTGAAGCAGGCGAACTTTACAGGGCAATTGTGGCCGGACAGCCCTATGAGCAGCTGCTGCGCATTGCCGATTACTACGATTATCTGGAAGTGCAGCCGCTGGGCAACAACGAGTTCATGGTCCGCAACGGCCAGGTGGACTCTATCGAGGCCATCAAAAACTTTAACCGAACCGTGATCAAACTGGGCGAGGATCTGCACAAGCCGGTGGTGGCCACGGGAGACTCCCACTTCCAGGAGCCGGAGGACTGGATCTACCGTGCTGTGCTGCAAGCGGGCAATGGCTTCAAGGATGCCGACAACCAGGCGCCGCTGTACTACCACACCACTACAGAAATGCTGGAGGACTTCAGCTATCTGCCCCAGGACAAGGCCTTTGAAATCGTTGTCACCAACCCCAACAAGATTGCGGCTACCATCGACAACAATCTGCGGGCTATCCCCAAGGGCACCTACCCGCCCAGCATCCCGGGCGCCGAGCAGGAACTGCGCGACGATACCTGGAAACATGCAGCCAGGGATTACGGCACGCCGCTGCCCGATGTGCTGCAAAAACGTCTGAAGAAGGAACTGGACTCTATCTGTGGCCACGGTTACGCGGTTCTGTATGTCATTGCTGTGCGTCTGGTGGCCTACTCCAATGCGGGCGGTTACCAGGTTGGCAGCCGTGGTTCCGTCGGCTCGTCGGCGGTTGCCCACTTCTCCGGTATTTCCGAAGTCAACTCCATGCCGCCTCATTATCTGTGCCCTGAATGCAAGCACAGCGAGTGGATTGATGACGGTATCCATATGGACGGTTTCGACCTGCCCGATAAAAACTGCCCGGTCTGTGGGCATAAGATGATCGTGGAAGGACACGACATTCCCTTCGAAACCTTCCTGGGGTTCTATGGTGACAAGGAACCGGATATCGACCTGAACTTCTCGGGTATGTATCAGTCTCATGTCCATCGCTACACGGAGGAACTCTTCGGCAAGGAAAACGTCTTCAAGGCCGGTACGGTTTCCGGTCTGCAGGATAAGACGGCCTATGGCTATGTCAAAAAGTATCTGGAGGAGCGTGGAAAGACCGTCAACCGTGCGGAGGAAAACCGCCTGGTTATCGGCTGCACCGGCGTCAAACGCACCACGGGCCAGCATCCCGGCGGCATGGTCGTTGTGCCCGATACGTTTGATATCTATGACTTTTGTGCCATCCAGCATCCGGCGGACGACGTCAAGGGCGGCCTGCTGACCACCCACTTCGAATTCAAATATCTGCACGATACGCTGCTCAAGCTGGATGAGCTGGGCCACGATGTGCCTACGTTCTATAAATACTTTGAGGAATATTCCGGTATCCCCATCGACTCGGTGCCGATGAACGACGAGAAGGTGTACAGCCTGCTCACCAGCCCGGAGGCGCTGGGGGTGACGGAGGAACAGATCGGTTCCAAGACCGGTACCTTTGGAATTCCCGAGATGGGCACCAACTTCGTGCGCCAGATGCTGCTGGATGCACAGCCTAAGAATTTCTCGGAACTGATCCAGATTTCGGGGCTGTCCCATGGTACCGACGTTTGGACCAACAACGCCGACGAACTGATCCGTTCGGGCACCTGCACCATCGCGGAAGTGATCGGCTGCCGTGACAGTATCATGTTGTATCTGCTGCGCAAAGGCCTGGAACCCAAAATGGCTTTCGATATTATGGAGGCCGTGCGTAAAGGCAAGGTGGCCAAAGGTGGTTTCCAGCCGGGCTGGGAGGAAGCTATGCGGGAACACGACGTGCCGGACTGGTACATCGAATCCTGCCGCAAGATCAAATATATGTTCCCCAAAGCCCATGCGGTGGCCTACCTGATGGCGGCCATCCGACTGATGTGGTTCAAAGTCTATCATCCGGCCATCTTCTACGCAGTGTACTTCACGGTGCGCGGCGCGGATATCGACTACGAAGCGGCCGTGGGCGGCGTGCGGGTGGCCAAGGAGCATCTGCGGGACAACGAGCGCATCCCCAAGGAGGAGCGCACCGCCAAGGATGACGATGCGCTGGTCAGCCTGCAGTTGGAAAATGAAATGCTGCAGCGCGGTTGTCAGTTCCTGCCCATCGAACTGGGCAAGAGCCATGCCAGCAAATACGTGGTGGAGGACGGCAAAGTCCGTCTGCCGTTTACGTCGCTGCGCGGCCTGGGTGAAGCGGCTGCTGTGGCGCTGGAGGAAGCTACGATCCACGGTCAGGAGTATATCTCCATCGAGGAACTGCAGCAGGCCAGTGGCGTGGCAAGCTCGGTGTTTGACAAACTTCGCTCGGTGGGCGCCCTGGGCAACCTGCCGGAAACCAGTCAGGTGGACCTTTTCAGCCTGATGTAATATGGGAAAGAACGGCAAATAAATCGCAAAAAAAGCTTGCACCATCGGCATATCTGTGTTATACTATACCCCGCATGAGAAGTTAAAGGAGTGCTATTCAATGAACTGGTATGAGATCGCTCTCGGCTGCGTTCTGATTGCAGTGTCGCTTTTGATCATCGTTTTCACCCTTGCGCAGGAGCAGAAGGGCCAGGGCCTCTCTGCCGCAATCATGGGCGAGAACACCCACATGGCGGCCGGCCGTGAGCGCGGCATCGACGCCAAGCTCGCCAAATGGACCAAGGTCTTTGGCGGTGTGTTCTTTGTGGTGGTGCTGGTTGTCTGCGTACTCAGCGCCCGCCTGTAATCGGAGAAACAGCAATCACAAAACAAAAGGGTCCGCCAAGCGCGAAGAAGTCTCTGCGCCCCGGCGGGCCGTTTTTTGTGGGAAAGTGGCGGGACGAGTCCCGCAGTTGGAAGGGCTGCACCGGACGGTGCGGCGACGTAAATTAAAGGAGCAAGTATGACACCGTTACAAAAAAGTATCCTGTCTGCTGTCAAGCGCCGTCCCATGACGCTGCGCGAGCTGCAGAACAACCTGCAGGTGGACAATTCCCGCCTGCGTACCACCGTGTCGGCTATGGTGGCCACGGGTGAGCTGTCGATGCGCAATGGCACCTATGTGCCGGGCTTTGCCACCTATCAGAATGACGCCAATCCCAACACGATTCCCTGCACGCTGGTCAAGCTGGCGGCCCGGTTTGGCTTTGCCAGCCGGGATGATGGGCAGGGAGATATCTTTATCCCGGGCCGGGCGCTGCACGGCGCCATGCCCCAGGATAAGATCGACGTCAAGCTCTTCGAGCATCCCCGTGTGGAGGGCTCTTCCGAAGGCGAGGTGGTGGAGGTCAAGGTCCCCAACAACCGTTTTGCCGGTACGGTTTGTCTGGCTGATGATGGCCGTCTGGCGGTGGAACCCGACGGATGCCGGGATGTGAAGTTCCTGCTGGCCAAGCAGGGGAGTGAAGGCGTGCATATCGGCGACAAGGTCGGTATTCTGATCACCCACCGCGGACCGCGTCACAGCGATCACCGCGCTGCGGTGGTGGAAAAATTCGGCTCCTCCGACCGTGCCGCAGAGTGTGCCAAGGCCATTCTCTACGGCCGCAATGTGCGGCAGGAATTCCCGCCGGAGGTGCTGGCGGAAGCGTACGCTTACGATAATGCGGTCATTGATCCCACCGAGGCGGCCCGTCGGATGGACCTGCGGGGCATTCCCATCTTTACCATTGACTCGGCCGAGACCAAGGATATCGACGACGCCATCAGTCTGCAGAAACTGGAGGACGGTGGCTATGAGCTGGGCGTGCATATCGCAGATGTCAGCCATTATGTCCGCCCGGGCTCGGCGCTGGACAACGAGGCTTTTGAGCGTGCTACGAGTATCTATTACGCCGATAAGGTCATCCCGATGCTGCCGACCCAGCTTTCCAACGGTATTTGCTCGTTGAATCCCGCGGAGGACCGTCTGGCTTTTTCCTGCTTGATGCGCCTGGACGGGGAAGGCAATATTCACAGCTATCATTTTGTGAAAACGGTTATCCGCAGCCGCGTGAAGGGCGTTTATAAGGAGATCAACGCGCTCCTCGAACCTGAAGAAGGGGCAGATCTGACGGAGCTGAAAGATAAGTACGCGGATGTGCTTGAGCAGCTCCCGGTGATGGACGAGCTCTATCGCAAGCGCCTGGAACTGCGCCGCAAGCGGGGAGCGATGGAGATCGAATCCGACGAGGCAAAACTGATTATCGATCCGGAGAGCGGCCGCTGCGTGGACATCGTCAAGCGGGGCCGTGGCACGTCGGAGTGCATGATCGAGGAATTTATGCTGTTGGCGAACCAGTGCGCCGCCAATGCCGGCCGCACCAACAAGGTGCCCTTTGTCTACCGCGTGCATGAGGCACCCGATGCCGAAAAGATGGAAAAACTGTCGGCCACGCTGTTGGCCTGCGGTCTGAACGCCAAGTTCAAGAATCCCATCCCCACCCAGTTGGAGTTGGCGGCGCTGCTGGATGAAACCCGTGGTCAGCCCATCCAGACGCCGGTGCACACCGGTATCCTGCGCAGCATGCAGAAGGCCCGCTATGCCCCGCAGCCCCTTGGCCATTACGGTCTGGTGCTGGCGGACTATGCGCACTTTACCAGCCCCATCCGCCGTTACCCTGACCTGGCGATTCATCGCATCCTGAGCGAGATGCTGCTGGGAGCCTCTTCGGAGCGCATCGGCAAGGACTTCAACGAGTTCGCACAGAAAGCCAGCGAGCAGTCCAGCCGGAAAGAGGTGGATGCTGTGCGTATCGAGCGCGATGTGGAAGACCTTTACAAGGCTGAATATATGCATGAACACCTGGGCGAAGTGTATACCGGCACGGTGGCCGGTATCACGCCCCGCGGTGTCTTTGTGGAGCTGGAAAACACCGTGGAAGGCTTTGTGCCGGCGGCGCAGCTTTGCAAAGGTGAGGCTCAGGTTGTGGACGGCGTCAGCATGCTGGATCCGCTTACCGGCCGCAGCTGGATGCTGGGCACTTCCATGAAGATCCGTGTGGCGGCGTCCGATGTGGCGCTGGGCCGTATCGACTTCGAGTATATGGTGGAGTAATCCTGGAAAAATAAATGGCCCGCCTGGGAGTTTCCCGGGCGGGCTATTTTGCTGGGCAAATAAAACAAAAATAAAAAAGCACCCACAGCCAAAACCGTTGGTGCTTCTTTATGGCGGAAAGAGAGGGATTCGAACCCTCGAGGGCTTTAGGGGCCCTACACGATTTCCAGTCGTGCGCCTTAGACCAGCTCAGCCATCTTTCCACAGCAGTCGTCTGACTGCATGGGCTATTATAGCAATTTATGGGGGAGATGTCAAGTACAAAATCAAAAAAAGTTTTTTCGTCAATATTCACAAAGAAAATCAGCAAAACCAACAAAAAGGCCGGAAGCTATTGCAACCATCCTTCCAAAAATGTTAAAACTATAACTAAGTTCGGTTTTATATAGATCTGGAAGAAGTGGGGGTTATTATGTATTCGGTTTTTCGGGATCTGGCGATCATCATCCTCAGCGCCAAGTTTTTTGCACTGGTGGCGCGGAAATGCAAAGCGCCTCAGGTGGTAGGTGAGATCATTGCGGGACTTCTCATCGGACCTTGCCTTTTCAACCTGGTGCAGAGCAATGATACAATCTCTGTATTTGCCGAGATCGGCGTTGTTTTGCTGATGTTCACCACCGGCCTTGGCACCAACCTCAAGGAACTGCTGCGGGCGGGACCTATTGCAACGCTGATTGCCTGTGTGGGTGTGGCGGTGCCTCTGGCAGGCGGCACGCTGCTGTACAGCCTGTTTTACGGTTTTGCTGCCGTTGGTACGGTGGAGTTTTACCGGGCGTTGTTTATCGGCACCATCATGACGGCCACCAGCGTCTCCATCACGGTGGCGACGCTGCAGGAACTGGGACATCTGAAAAGTTTTCTGGGCACAACCATTGTCAGCGCGGCGGTTATCGATGATGTCATCGGCATTGTGGTGCTGACCTGCGTTATCGGCGCCAGCTCCGGCGAGGGAACCGGCCTTGGACAAGTGCTGCTGAACACCGTCCTCTTCTTTGTGGTGGCCATTGTGGTCGGTATTGTGATCCACTACGCGATGCAGTGGCTGGACAAGCGCAACCCGCACACCCAGCGAATCACCATTGTCAGCCTCGCGTTTTGCTTTGCCATGGCATATGTGGCGGAACAGTATTTCGGCATCGCGGATATTACCGGCGCATATATTGCCGGTATCGTGCTCTGCACCATGGAGGATGCGTCCTATGTGGAGCGCCGTGTGGATATCAGTAACTATGTGATTTTCGCACCGGTCTTCTTTGCCAGTATCGGCCTGAAAACCGATATCAGCGGTCTGACGCCGGACATCCTGCTGTTCTGCG encodes the following:
- the pyrH gene encoding UMP kinase produces the protein MGIQYKRILLKVSGEALSGPKGTGFDEATIASICAGIKAAHELGAQIGIVVGGGNFWRGRSSGKMDRMDADKIGMLATVMNALAVKDALRQQGVPAVVMTSSFMPQVAEVFTSDKAIAALESGKIVVFGGGTGNPIFSTDTASALRALEIGADAMFKATMVDGVYDKDPHKYSDAVRYDTLTFTRVLDERLAVMDSTAATLCRDNGLPIVVFDLGEPANIAKAVQGERVGTIVKE
- the frr gene encoding ribosome recycling factor; this encodes MSSTTKPFEEKMNASVDHLVRELASIRAGRANPAVLDRVTVDYYGSPTPINQIAAVSVAEARILTITPWDRQMLKPISKAIQTSDIGINPIDDGQVIRLVFPAPTEERRKQLTKDVQKQGEEAKVAVRNVRRDAMDKFKAMKKAGELTEDDQKKLEEETQKLTDKYVKMIDETCAAKNKEIMEV
- a CDS encoding phosphatidate cytidylyltransferase is translated as MKTRVITAVVGLALLAVVLAFFNTILFDLVLTAVCLIAIHEVFSAMGFGKKQWYLYAVAVPYTLLIMLTTTQAARMLVLPVSFLVVLFFNICQIAQVQKLDFGKLAGYVYFSGVIIFCFYSLIHLKRMLPFETYRYDAVYFILLILCFAWGGDTAAYFAGRAFGKRKLAPIVSPNKTVEGAIGGVVGSIIAGMLLTAAYTLLSSGYNVISIQMRPKHYLVLLFMGAIASVLGILGDLFASAVKRQSGIKDYGTIFPGHGGILDRFDSVMFIAPFVAIVVRYFFYVL
- the dxr gene encoding 1-deoxy-D-xylulose-5-phosphate reductoisomerase — translated: MSKTITLLGSTGSIGTQSLDVCRMHGYSVFGLAAHSRVDKLLEQIQEFHPRYVVVVDPDAFRKLEGELAGQPDAPILMQGPDALRELAAMDGPDVVLNAVVGIAGLDASLATIESGHDLALANKESLVTGGHLVTDAVKRNGVHLLPVDSEHSAIFQCLQDAHSAKTLEKILLTASGGPFFGMTTEELRGKTKADALRHPNWNMGAKITIDSATLMNKGLELIEAAWLFGLPEDKIQIVVQRESIIHSAVQFADHSIIAQLGVPDMRIPIQYALTWPERLPSPVPELDFTALTKLSIATADEETFRCLAACKKAIRKGGLAPCAANGANEAAVAHFLRDEIGFLDIGRLVEGMVDSDSFGGDYTLADVHECDRMARAYVEAHI
- a CDS encoding M50 family metallopeptidase; translation: MTALLTGLVSLLVFGVVILVHELGHFWAARHCGIRVEEFSIGFGPKLFAWNRGGTRYTLRLIPLGGYNLFATPPDPDEDGEEILPVRPPERKKTLFPVTVRGLEFEQAGAWQRFFVTLWGAVMNFLLGLIVLLVLVFSMANLGGTTIAQFVDGASSSQTGLELGDTVVAVDGNRVRTANSLAQLFDGTSKQHTMTVLRQGEIVTLHDVTVAPTTDENGNVISGVDFRVAAVPKTLRNVLVQTGEFFQYYSTAILGGFWELATGRVGVDQLSGPIGTVSAVSQAVQYGWRDVLSLMALLTINVGIFNLLPIPALDGCKLLFLLFEGLTGHAVPQRFQIAVNTAGMVLLLWLMLLVTMQDITRIL
- the ispG gene encoding flavodoxin-dependent (E)-4-hydroxy-3-methylbut-2-enyl-diphosphate synthase encodes the protein MTRQLKREVKIGNITIGGTHPITVQTMLNVPVKDIAGNVAQAKRVAAAGCQIVRVTVPTPADAAVVSAIKEAVDIPVVADIHFDYRAALAALDAGADKIRINPGNIGDDDRVKAVADACNAKNVPIRIGVNGGSLEKHILAKYGAPVPEAMVESALYHVRLLEKHDFDNIVISIKSSNVPRMMAAYRMLSAQTDYPLHVGVTEAGGNRMGLIKSGMGIGGLLLEGIGDTLRVSLTEDPENEVYAGYDILRAVGYAVAGPEIISCPTCGRTQYPMIEIANEVERRLRDEGFKKPLKIAIMGCVVNGPGEASDADIGIAGGKDEALLFIRGEKVRMLKGDIVGQFIDEIHKL